In Acidaminococcus timonensis, one DNA window encodes the following:
- the lpxA gene encoding acyl-ACP--UDP-N-acetylglucosamine O-acyltransferase: protein MTADSTMIHETAIIAPGAEIGPNVKIGPYSIIGEHVKIGEGTIIHPHVVITGRTTIGRNCEFFQGASIGEVPQDLKYKGEDTATIIGDHVTIRECATVHRAVGEGNETRIGNNVLMMAYTHVAHNCIVGNNVIMSNVATLAGHVIVEDRAVIGGLTAVHQFTKIGRNCMCGGMSRISQDVPPFVIVAGNPAYVAGLNSVGISRAGIPMEVRRELKKAYKILYKRGLSLTDAIKTMEQELDSYEEVEHFMRFLRTVERGICRASAHGIRE from the coding sequence ATGACAGCAGATTCTACTATGATCCATGAGACAGCCATCATAGCACCGGGTGCGGAAATCGGCCCCAACGTGAAAATTGGCCCGTACTCTATCATCGGTGAACATGTCAAGATCGGTGAAGGCACCATCATCCACCCCCATGTGGTGATTACCGGCCGGACCACCATCGGCAGGAACTGTGAGTTCTTCCAGGGTGCCAGCATCGGTGAAGTCCCTCAGGACCTGAAATACAAGGGCGAAGATACCGCCACCATCATCGGTGACCATGTGACCATCCGGGAATGTGCCACGGTCCATCGTGCGGTGGGCGAAGGCAACGAGACCCGCATCGGCAACAACGTGCTGATGATGGCCTACACCCACGTGGCCCACAACTGCATCGTGGGGAACAACGTGATCATGAGCAACGTGGCAACCCTGGCCGGGCACGTGATTGTGGAAGACCGGGCCGTCATCGGCGGTCTGACCGCTGTGCACCAGTTCACCAAGATCGGGCGCAACTGCATGTGCGGCGGCATGAGCCGGATTTCCCAGGATGTACCCCCCTTCGTGATCGTGGCCGGTAACCCGGCCTATGTGGCAGGACTGAACAGCGTGGGCATTTCCCGGGCAGGCATCCCCATGGAAGTGCGCCGGGAACTGAAGAAAGCCTACAAGATCCTGTACAAGAGAGGCCTGTCCCTGACGGATGCCATCAAGACCATGGAACAGGAACTGGACAGCTACGAAGAAGTGGAACATTTCATGCGCTTCCTGCGTACGGTGGAAAGAGGCATTTGCCGGGCATCCGCCCATGGCATCCGGGAGTAA
- a CDS encoding outer membrane chaperone Skp, whose product MGKWLCMLLTGLLLLTGCSFTHGRFPFQKQNPPRFAVVNWDELVKRHPRYKEWERQKEQLEAARWLRDRQQENGRQQLEILGRMKKVKQAGAGQFQSAAWQAKVAERRAMEQDGLRKKREALESQADEKFKADADAVEEKYRIPLFNLRLKLGSIKMTDASQKALLQEQQELLDKREKDRADVQAAKEDWLRQQMAAHVAASQARLQAFSRELAGQTVQEQTGLSLTDPKPRNQEGQVELDKLIESMDKQIQQQEDKEKKLREDIDSDILSAIKKVNLSRKYTLIFRNPRANISADDITDEVNTVVQQIVD is encoded by the coding sequence ATGGGCAAATGGCTCTGTATGCTGCTGACGGGGCTGCTGCTCCTCACTGGCTGCAGCTTCACCCATGGAAGATTCCCTTTCCAGAAACAGAATCCGCCCCGGTTTGCTGTGGTGAATTGGGATGAACTGGTCAAAAGGCATCCCAGATACAAAGAGTGGGAACGCCAGAAAGAGCAGCTGGAAGCTGCCAGATGGCTCCGTGACCGGCAGCAGGAAAACGGCCGGCAGCAGCTGGAGATCCTGGGTAGGATGAAGAAAGTGAAGCAGGCAGGGGCTGGACAGTTCCAGTCGGCGGCCTGGCAGGCCAAGGTAGCCGAAAGACGGGCCATGGAGCAGGATGGCCTCCGCAAGAAACGGGAGGCCCTGGAAAGCCAGGCGGACGAAAAGTTCAAGGCTGACGCGGATGCGGTGGAGGAAAAATACCGCATCCCCCTGTTCAACCTGCGGCTGAAACTGGGCAGCATCAAAATGACCGACGCTTCCCAGAAGGCCCTCCTCCAGGAACAGCAGGAACTGCTGGACAAACGGGAGAAGGACCGGGCGGACGTCCAGGCAGCGAAGGAAGACTGGCTGCGGCAGCAGATGGCCGCCCATGTGGCTGCCTCCCAGGCCCGGCTCCAGGCGTTCTCCCGAGAGCTGGCCGGACAGACGGTCCAGGAACAGACCGGCCTTTCCCTGACGGATCCGAAGCCCCGGAACCAGGAAGGCCAGGTGGAACTGGACAAATTGATCGAAAGTATGGACAAACAGATCCAGCAGCAGGAAGACAAGGAGAAAAAGCTGCGGGAGGACATTGACAGCGATATCCTCAGCGCCATCAAGAAAGTCAACCTGAGCCGGAAATATACACTGATCTTCCGCAATCCGCGGGCCAACATCAGTGCGGACGACATCACCGATGAGGTGAATACCGTCGTCCAGCAAATTGTAGACTAA
- a CDS encoding OmpH family outer membrane protein encodes MKKAMILCMITAAMLSFGCGRNAQFGVVDMNKVQTESQVFKDATKDLQEKGKAMENELNQETAGKSQEEAQKILQEKSSKMQSLQAEAQAKVKGSFDTAAASVAKEKNLSAILVKEAVPQGGVDVTDDIIKAMK; translated from the coding sequence ATGAAAAAAGCAATGATTCTCTGCATGATCACGGCAGCCATGCTGTCCTTTGGCTGCGGCCGCAACGCACAGTTCGGTGTGGTGGATATGAACAAGGTACAGACCGAGAGCCAGGTGTTCAAGGATGCCACCAAGGACCTGCAGGAAAAAGGCAAGGCCATGGAAAACGAACTGAACCAGGAAACCGCCGGCAAGAGCCAGGAGGAAGCCCAGAAGATCCTCCAGGAAAAGAGCTCCAAGATGCAGAGCCTGCAGGCTGAAGCCCAGGCCAAGGTGAAGGGCAGCTTCGATACCGCCGCCGCTTCTGTTGCCAAGGAAAAGAACCTGAGCGCCATCCTTGTGAAGGAAGCCGTTCCTCAGGGCGGTGTGGATGTCACTGACGACATCATCAAAGCAATGAAATAG
- a CDS encoding OmpH family outer membrane protein, producing the protein MMEFAQKKNVKVISLAIAALMVIGVFVLAIQGRNLGGGDATMNSAIGKVNYNQVMASAPGLADAQTQLQQAAENSRKEFEEKSKDMSDADKQKLAQEYQKKLQDKQKEVLEPVKKEVDDAIVAVGKTKGLTVVVNQGAVVYGGVDVTTDVQAQMKKAKK; encoded by the coding sequence ATGATGGAATTTGCCCAAAAGAAAAACGTCAAGGTGATCTCTCTGGCCATTGCGGCCCTGATGGTCATCGGCGTTTTCGTCCTGGCAATCCAGGGCAGGAACCTGGGTGGTGGTGACGCCACCATGAATTCTGCCATCGGCAAAGTGAACTACAACCAGGTCATGGCCTCCGCACCGGGTCTGGCGGACGCACAGACCCAGCTGCAGCAGGCAGCTGAGAACAGCCGCAAGGAATTCGAGGAAAAAAGCAAAGATATGAGCGACGCGGACAAACAGAAGCTGGCCCAGGAGTACCAGAAGAAACTCCAGGACAAGCAGAAGGAAGTCCTGGAACCGGTGAAAAAAGAAGTGGATGACGCCATCGTGGCTGTGGGCAAGACCAAGGGCCTGACGGTTGTGGTCAACCAGGGCGCAGTGGTCTATGGCGGTGTGGATGTAACCACCGACGTACAGGCTCAGATGAAGAAAGCCAAGAAATAA
- the lpxC gene encoding UDP-3-O-acyl-N-acetylglucosamine deacetylase, whose amino-acid sequence MEKQHTLKQAVSCDGIGLHSGKMVEMTLRPAPVDTGIVFIRTDLEGRPQVHAVASNITRTTRATTLSENGAQVTTIEHLMAAFAILKIDNCYVEMSSAEPPVGDGSAQAFIDQILKAGIEEQDAERHVYHVDRAFSHYDGDRSIVVLPYEGFRVTFTSINPHPLLGTQVLDVEDRGDTLLKEIAPARTVAFEDEIAQLQKMGLGLGGNLDNVVVFSKDGVLSKMRFPDELIRHKILDVIGDMYLLGPIHAHIICMKSGHAFNDNVSRQIDEYRRIRESEYRCKPDHRVKQNTSEVRSKAMITLDIQEIQKILPHRYPMLLVDRIIELEPMKRAVGIKNITMNEPQFIGHFPGNPIMPGVLLIEAMAQVGGVTLLYPEENRGKIAVFGKIDKVRFRRPIKPGDQLVTTAIITKIKGNMGVAHCEGTVDGEAACEGDFFFALAENKQ is encoded by the coding sequence ATGGAAAAACAACATACCCTGAAGCAGGCAGTTTCCTGCGACGGCATCGGCCTCCATTCCGGAAAAATGGTGGAGATGACCCTGCGCCCGGCACCGGTGGATACAGGGATTGTATTCATCCGTACGGATCTGGAAGGAAGGCCCCAGGTCCATGCTGTGGCTTCCAACATCACCAGGACCACCCGGGCCACCACCCTGAGCGAAAACGGAGCCCAGGTGACCACCATCGAACATCTGATGGCTGCCTTTGCCATCCTGAAGATCGACAACTGCTATGTGGAGATGTCTTCTGCTGAACCTCCTGTGGGAGATGGTTCGGCCCAGGCTTTCATCGACCAGATCCTGAAAGCCGGCATCGAAGAGCAGGATGCGGAACGCCATGTGTACCATGTGGACCGGGCCTTCTCCCATTATGATGGAGACCGCTCCATCGTGGTCCTGCCCTATGAAGGTTTCCGCGTGACCTTTACCTCCATCAATCCCCATCCCCTGCTGGGGACCCAGGTGCTGGATGTGGAGGACAGGGGCGATACCCTGCTGAAGGAAATCGCACCGGCCCGCACCGTGGCCTTTGAAGACGAAATTGCTCAGCTGCAGAAAATGGGCCTGGGCCTGGGAGGCAACCTGGACAATGTGGTGGTGTTCAGCAAGGACGGCGTGCTGTCCAAAATGCGGTTCCCGGATGAACTGATCCGGCACAAGATCCTGGATGTGATCGGGGACATGTACCTGCTGGGCCCCATCCACGCACACATCATCTGCATGAAGAGCGGCCATGCGTTCAACGACAATGTGTCCCGGCAGATCGACGAATACCGTCGCATCCGTGAATCCGAATACCGTTGCAAACCGGATCATCGGGTAAAACAGAATACAAGTGAAGTAAGGAGTAAGGCTATGATTACATTAGACATCCAAGAAATCCAAAAGATCCTGCCCCATCGGTATCCCATGCTGCTGGTGGACCGGATCATTGAATTGGAACCCATGAAACGGGCTGTGGGCATCAAGAACATCACCATGAATGAACCCCAGTTCATCGGCCATTTTCCGGGCAACCCCATCATGCCGGGTGTGCTGCTGATCGAAGCCATGGCCCAGGTGGGCGGTGTCACCCTGCTGTATCCGGAAGAGAACCGGGGCAAGATCGCGGTGTTCGGCAAGATCGACAAGGTCCGGTTCCGCCGGCCCATCAAACCGGGGGACCAGCTGGTGACCACGGCCATCATTACGAAGATCAAAGGCAATATGGGCGTTGCCCACTGTGAAGGTACGGTGGACGGCGAGGCTGCCTGCGAAGGGGATTTCTTCTTTGCACTGGCAGAAAATAAACAATAA
- a CDS encoding lysophospholipid acyltransferase family protein — translation MAAYKLMQFISWLVCHQPDCLNRALAWVLGHLGWHVVPAWRRYMAKENIKDCLGVDDARAEAIAEESVHRFGRMLIEVLKYPLINRDNFRQLVHFEGLENLEKAYAEDRGVIMCTAHYGNWEMLGASMALLGYPILSITRKQNNGAMDKFINDYRQMVGQHVTYNHGENSMLAIGRYLKKKHLVGILYDQDSAHTGEHLLFFGKPSRVPQGAAHLSRMFGSPIVPLFMHNNPDGTLTARIYPALHTAKTPNRSEDVRVIMEELVAIAEREIRLDPAMWFWVHDRWKDGRKRYEMYKKGV, via the coding sequence ATGGCTGCGTACAAACTGATGCAGTTCATCAGCTGGCTGGTGTGCCATCAGCCCGATTGCCTGAACCGGGCACTGGCCTGGGTGCTGGGACATCTGGGCTGGCATGTGGTTCCCGCCTGGCGCCGCTATATGGCGAAGGAGAACATCAAGGACTGCCTGGGGGTGGATGATGCCAGGGCGGAAGCCATCGCCGAGGAAAGTGTCCACCGGTTCGGCCGCATGCTCATCGAGGTCCTGAAATATCCGCTGATCAACAGGGACAATTTCCGGCAGCTGGTCCATTTTGAGGGACTGGAGAACCTGGAAAAAGCCTATGCCGAGGACAGGGGCGTGATCATGTGCACGGCCCACTATGGGAACTGGGAGATGCTGGGCGCCTCCATGGCGCTGCTGGGCTATCCCATTTTGTCCATTACCCGCAAGCAGAACAACGGGGCCATGGACAAGTTCATCAACGATTACCGGCAGATGGTGGGACAGCATGTGACCTACAACCACGGAGAAAACAGCATGCTGGCCATCGGCCGCTATCTGAAAAAGAAACATCTGGTGGGGATCCTCTACGACCAGGATTCCGCCCATACGGGAGAACACCTGCTGTTCTTCGGCAAACCTTCCCGGGTGCCCCAGGGAGCAGCCCACCTTTCCCGGATGTTCGGTTCGCCCATTGTGCCCCTTTTTATGCACAACAATCCGGACGGGACCCTGACTGCCCGGATCTATCCGGCCCTCCATACGGCGAAAACTCCTAACCGTTCCGAGGATGTCCGTGTTATAATGGAAGAACTGGTAGCCATCGCCGAGCGGGAAATCCGGTTGGATCCGGCCATGTGGTTCTGGGTCCACGACCGTTGGAAAGATGGCCGCAAACGGTACGAAATGTACAAGAAAGGCGTGTGA
- a CDS encoding LpxI family protein, translating to MGKTLGVLAGVGHLPVDVVRGARKEGYRTVAIGLVPGTHEELPGEADAFYAINIGKVGRIFKTLQKEGVDEVTMIGKVTKEILYSGGVLVPDWQAIKILMSLPDRHDDTIMNALVAKLESLGIHVMDQTLFLKDLMPQEGVLSKRKPTREEWEDMQYGFAMAKKIGGLDIGQTVVVKNKAIMAVEAIEGTDACILRGGKLGKKAIVAKTAKPAQDNRFDMPGVGVRTIESMIESGCAGIVMEAGRTLLVEREKALKLADDHDITVVAMKDPESK from the coding sequence ATGGGGAAGACCTTAGGAGTACTGGCCGGGGTAGGACATCTGCCCGTTGACGTGGTCCGGGGTGCCCGGAAAGAAGGCTACCGGACAGTGGCCATCGGCCTGGTGCCGGGTACCCATGAAGAACTGCCCGGAGAGGCTGACGCTTTCTATGCCATCAACATCGGCAAGGTGGGCAGGATCTTCAAGACCCTGCAGAAGGAAGGGGTGGACGAGGTCACCATGATCGGCAAGGTGACCAAGGAAATCCTGTATTCCGGGGGTGTACTGGTGCCCGACTGGCAGGCCATCAAGATCCTCATGAGCCTGCCTGATCGCCATGACGATACCATCATGAACGCCCTGGTGGCCAAACTGGAGAGTCTGGGCATCCACGTGATGGACCAGACCCTGTTCCTGAAGGATCTCATGCCTCAGGAAGGGGTGCTGAGCAAGCGGAAACCCACCCGGGAAGAGTGGGAGGATATGCAGTATGGCTTCGCCATGGCCAAGAAGATCGGCGGCCTGGACATCGGCCAGACCGTGGTGGTGAAGAACAAGGCCATCATGGCCGTGGAAGCCATCGAAGGGACCGACGCCTGCATCCTGCGGGGCGGAAAACTGGGCAAGAAGGCCATTGTGGCCAAGACTGCCAAACCCGCCCAGGACAACCGGTTCGATATGCCGGGGGTGGGGGTGCGCACCATCGAATCCATGATTGAAAGCGGCTGTGCCGGTATTGTCATGGAAGCGGGCCGGACCCTGCTGGTGGAACGGGAAAAGGCCCTGAAACTGGCCGACGACCACGACATCACTGTAGTGGCCATGAAGGATCCGGAAAGCAAATAG
- the lpxB gene encoding lipid-A-disaccharide synthase, giving the protein MTKVFISAGEASGDLHAAALTRAILQQDPSAQVFGMGGEALAAAGGEVVFNYKEYSVMGFVEVLKALPRLLGLKKAFRRLMEERKPDVFVTVDYPDFNMRVAKEAKALGIPVFSYIPPSAWAWRRGRAKMVAGLCTKVACIYPFAARVYEEAGAPVEFVGNPLVDIVQPEMSPQEAEAFLGKRPGHPVVLLLPGSRVKEITGVLPVMLQALPLIKKQRPEVDFVLQKAPSIDRDLLDSLLARSPESVKVVEGHNYDVMTASDAALATSGTVTLEAALCGLPSVICYRASALSIFLARHLVYVKYIGLPNILAGKEILPELIQENMTPERMASAVLAFLEPEGARSVRRELQQAVAKLGKPGAVDRTAALILETAKEKE; this is encoded by the coding sequence GTGACCAAAGTTTTCATTTCTGCAGGGGAAGCCTCCGGCGATCTGCATGCCGCTGCGCTGACCCGTGCCATCCTGCAGCAGGACCCTTCCGCCCAGGTGTTCGGCATGGGCGGAGAGGCCCTGGCCGCAGCCGGTGGCGAAGTGGTTTTCAACTATAAAGAATACAGTGTCATGGGCTTCGTGGAAGTGCTGAAAGCCCTGCCCAGGCTGCTGGGCCTGAAGAAGGCCTTCCGCCGGCTGATGGAGGAGCGGAAGCCCGATGTGTTCGTCACCGTGGATTACCCCGATTTCAATATGCGGGTGGCGAAGGAAGCCAAAGCCCTGGGCATCCCGGTGTTTTCCTATATTCCGCCTTCCGCATGGGCCTGGCGCCGGGGCCGGGCAAAGATGGTGGCCGGCCTGTGTACGAAAGTGGCCTGCATCTATCCCTTTGCCGCCAGGGTCTATGAAGAGGCCGGCGCCCCGGTGGAATTCGTGGGGAATCCCCTGGTGGACATCGTCCAGCCGGAAATGAGTCCCCAGGAGGCCGAAGCGTTCCTCGGCAAACGGCCCGGCCATCCGGTGGTACTCCTGCTGCCCGGCAGCCGGGTGAAAGAAATCACCGGGGTGCTGCCGGTCATGCTCCAGGCCCTGCCACTCATCAAAAAGCAGCGACCGGAGGTGGATTTCGTCCTCCAGAAGGCTCCTTCCATCGACAGGGACCTGCTGGATTCCCTCCTGGCCCGGTCCCCTGAATCGGTGAAGGTGGTGGAGGGACACAACTATGATGTGATGACTGCCTCTGATGCGGCCCTGGCCACCAGTGGCACCGTGACCCTGGAAGCCGCTCTCTGCGGGCTGCCCAGCGTGATCTGCTACCGTGCCAGTGCCCTGAGCATTTTCCTTGCCAGACATCTGGTCTATGTGAAATACATCGGCCTTCCCAATATCCTGGCCGGAAAAGAGATCCTTCCGGAACTGATCCAGGAAAATATGACCCCTGAACGCATGGCGTCTGCGGTCCTGGCCTTCCTGGAACCGGAAGGGGCCCGATCCGTACGCCGTGAGCTGCAGCAGGCGGTAGCCAAACTGGGGAAACCCGGGGCGGTGGACCGTACAGCAGCCCTGATCCTCGAAACAGCAAAGGAGAAAGAATGA
- the lpxD gene encoding UDP-3-O-(3-hydroxymyristoyl)glucosamine N-acyltransferase, translating to MEKTLQELADLLQGKILQGDPAMVIKGVNGLEEAQPDQISFAVPPYLEIAGQSHAGAIMIPEGGSLKGNQAVLSVENPRAAFARLLQLFRPPEKVNRGISQYAFIHPSAKVGKGVAILPFAYVAEDAEIGDNTVIYPHVYVGRHVKIGSDCTLYSNVTVRENCVVGDRVILQAGCVIGGDGFGYITANGKHTKVLQTGNVVLGDDVEIGCNTCIDRATVDSTVVGKGTKIDNLVHVGHNDIIGENCILVAHVGISGSVTIGDNCTFGGQAATAGHLKIGRGCTFAGRTGIISDVPDGVVWAGFPAQPHVDWLRQVANERKLGGLLKRLRQLEKTVEKLESEKKE from the coding sequence ATGGAAAAAACATTACAGGAACTGGCCGATTTGTTACAGGGGAAGATCCTCCAGGGGGATCCGGCCATGGTGATCAAAGGGGTCAATGGGCTGGAAGAAGCCCAGCCGGACCAGATTTCGTTTGCGGTGCCTCCGTACCTGGAAATTGCCGGACAGTCCCATGCAGGGGCCATCATGATCCCGGAAGGGGGGAGCCTGAAGGGGAACCAGGCAGTGCTCTCTGTGGAAAATCCCCGGGCTGCCTTTGCCCGTCTGCTGCAGCTGTTCCGCCCGCCTGAAAAGGTCAACCGGGGCATCAGCCAATATGCGTTCATCCATCCTTCTGCCAAGGTGGGCAAGGGCGTGGCCATCCTGCCCTTTGCCTACGTGGCAGAAGATGCGGAAATCGGCGACAACACGGTGATCTATCCCCATGTATACGTGGGGCGGCATGTGAAGATCGGCAGCGACTGCACCCTGTATTCCAACGTGACGGTGCGGGAAAACTGCGTGGTGGGTGACCGGGTGATCCTCCAGGCCGGCTGCGTCATCGGTGGTGATGGATTCGGCTACATCACGGCGAACGGAAAGCACACTAAGGTGCTCCAGACCGGCAATGTGGTCCTGGGCGACGATGTGGAAATCGGCTGCAATACCTGCATCGACCGGGCCACGGTGGACAGCACCGTGGTGGGGAAGGGAACCAAGATCGACAACCTGGTCCATGTGGGTCATAACGACATCATCGGTGAGAACTGCATCCTGGTGGCCCATGTGGGCATCAGCGGCAGTGTCACCATCGGCGACAACTGCACTTTCGGCGGCCAGGCTGCTACCGCCGGTCACCTGAAGATCGGCAGGGGCTGCACCTTCGCCGGCCGGACCGGTATCATCAGCGATGTACCCGACGGTGTGGTATGGGCCGGCTTCCCGGCACAGCCCCATGTGGACTGGCTGCGCCAGGTGGCCAATGAACGGAAACTGGGCGGTCTGCTGAAACGGCTGCGCCAGCTGGAAAAGACCGTGGAAAAACTGGAAAGCGAGAAGAAGGAGTAA
- a CDS encoding YjbH domain-containing protein, producing the protein MKKQLTAVLLCALSCLPLAAEAKVTPSGTSGVINAPSGYVRLPGHVSGGLDWTKEGRNVRGNIALPLGIEIAGSHVDTKHDGSYGTVSAKLQVLRETPVTPAIAVGVEDIADNRDRRGYVAVSKALFAGWKLHAGVGTGDQYKHGFYAVEKETKLLGLSMNLMGEYDGSHFNYGAAVPVGKFIQTEVGVRDKHLYGGMNLTF; encoded by the coding sequence ATGAAAAAACAACTGACCGCAGTGCTGCTGTGTGCCCTGAGCTGCCTGCCCCTGGCGGCAGAAGCCAAGGTGACTCCCAGCGGTACCAGCGGCGTCATCAACGCCCCTTCCGGTTATGTGCGGCTCCCGGGCCATGTGTCCGGCGGCCTGGACTGGACCAAGGAAGGGCGGAATGTACGGGGGAACATCGCCCTGCCTCTGGGCATCGAGATTGCCGGCAGCCATGTGGATACCAAACATGACGGCTCCTATGGTACCGTCAGTGCCAAACTCCAGGTGCTGCGGGAAACGCCGGTGACGCCGGCCATCGCTGTCGGCGTGGAAGATATTGCCGATAACCGGGATCGCCGTGGCTATGTGGCCGTGAGCAAGGCCCTGTTCGCCGGCTGGAAGCTCCATGCAGGCGTGGGTACCGGGGATCAGTACAAGCACGGATTCTATGCCGTGGAAAAAGAAACGAAGCTCCTGGGCCTTTCCATGAATCTGATGGGTGAATATGACGGCAGCCACTTCAACTATGGCGCCGCAGTGCCCGTGGGCAAATTCATCCAGACAGAAGTGGGTGTCCGGGACAAACACCTCTACGGAGGCATGAATCTCACATTCTAA